A stretch of Campylobacter gracilis DNA encodes these proteins:
- a CDS encoding tetratricopeptide repeat protein yields MNNEEIIQRINELREKRGKNLKSSNENVCETDANADLNADAAVNLTEKSGAGSAANLSQKPSPKPSVATARNKQSFKDADLRAPRNNRSTPKILPLVVVCIVAIFIAIKAPFRTEILNKTRIPINQANEDTNKNPKEISIHTKDGTLKMKNPVRFREDCDGGDGDACAVLSSLLLLNGEISQEGAKDLLKKGCYELNGGESCTRLAGYEDRDSQESRKLYKKACKLGNGEGCFMFGYVAYFDDDDKETGTRYFERSCELRFAEACYFLVGIYSNDPAKSQRYQALFEKYQQENDDAIISFRRR; encoded by the coding sequence TTGAATAACGAAGAAATCATACAACGCATAAATGAGCTGAGAGAAAAGCGGGGCAAAAATTTAAAAAGCTCAAACGAAAATGTCTGCGAGACGGATGCTAATGCAGATCTGAATGCGGACGCCGCCGTAAATTTGACTGAAAAATCAGGCGCAGGTTCGGCCGCAAATTTAAGCCAAAAACCGAGCCCTAAGCCCTCCGTCGCTACCGCAAGAAATAAACAATCGTTCAAAGATGCAGATCTCCGCGCTCCACGCAATAATCGCTCTACGCCGAAAATACTCCCTCTCGTCGTCGTATGTATAGTCGCGATCTTTATAGCGATAAAAGCGCCTTTTCGCACAGAAATTTTGAACAAAACCCGAATTCCTATCAATCAAGCTAACGAAGACACAAACAAAAATCCTAAAGAAATTTCTATTCACACCAAAGACGGCACTTTAAAAATGAAAAATCCCGTAAGATTTCGCGAAGATTGCGACGGCGGAGACGGCGATGCCTGCGCCGTACTTTCGAGCCTATTGCTACTAAATGGCGAAATTTCGCAAGAAGGCGCCAAAGATCTGCTTAAAAAAGGCTGCTACGAGCTTAACGGCGGCGAAAGCTGCACGAGACTCGCAGGCTACGAGGATAGAGATTCGCAAGAGAGTAGAAAACTGTACAAAAAAGCATGCAAGCTCGGCAATGGTGAGGGCTGCTTCATGTTCGGTTACGTCGCGTATTTTGACGACGATGACAAAGAAACGGGTACGCGATACTTTGAGCGATCGTGTGAGTTGCGATTTGCAGAGGCATGCTATTTTCTAGTGGGAATTTATTCAAATGATCCGGCAAAATCGCAAAGATATCAGGCTTTATTTGAAAAATATCAACAAGAAAACGACGATGCGATAATCAGCTTTAGGCGCAGATAA
- a CDS encoding UDP-N-acetylglucosamine--N-acetylmuramyl-(pentapeptide) pyrophosphoryl-undecaprenol N-acetylglucosamine transferase yields MVIAISGGGTGGHLIIAKNLAAHLAKQGIRAIFIGSNRGQDRAWFENSELFARTYFLQSSGVVDKKGLAKLASLLNILRLSLVARKILKQNGVRALISVGGYSSAPASIAAILSRVPFFIHEQNAVCGRLNRLLRPFARAFYSSYEKPAFAYPIADIFFETARQRTALKRVIFLGGSQGASFINSLAVELAPKLLGLGYGVIHQCGEREFERISQTYAQQGLDIQLVGFCKNMHELIASADLCVGRSGASTLWELCANGLPAIFVPFPFAAADHQFYNAKFLKERGLCEILRQQDASGERILSLIESFDVARASKGLLELVDRNGAQAIIDDVMSKI; encoded by the coding sequence ATGGTCATAGCAATCAGCGGCGGCGGCACCGGCGGGCATCTGATAATCGCTAAAAATTTAGCCGCCCATCTTGCGAAGCAGGGCATCAGAGCGATCTTTATCGGCTCAAACCGCGGGCAGGATCGCGCGTGGTTTGAAAATAGCGAGCTTTTTGCGCGTACCTATTTTTTGCAAAGCTCGGGCGTCGTCGATAAAAAGGGTCTTGCCAAGCTAGCCTCGCTGCTAAACATCCTGCGCCTCTCGCTTGTGGCGCGTAAAATTTTAAAGCAAAACGGCGTCCGCGCGCTCATCAGCGTGGGTGGATACAGCTCGGCGCCCGCATCCATCGCGGCAATCCTTTCTCGCGTGCCGTTTTTTATCCACGAACAGAACGCCGTTTGCGGGAGGCTCAACCGCCTACTGAGGCCCTTTGCGCGCGCGTTTTACAGCTCCTATGAAAAGCCCGCGTTCGCTTATCCGATCGCGGATATTTTTTTCGAGACGGCGCGGCAGCGCACGGCACTTAAGAGGGTTATCTTTTTGGGCGGCTCGCAGGGAGCGAGCTTTATCAACTCGCTTGCCGTGGAGCTTGCGCCCAAGCTCTTGGGTCTCGGCTACGGCGTGATCCATCAGTGCGGCGAGCGCGAGTTTGAGCGCATCTCGCAGACCTACGCGCAGCAGGGCCTAGATATACAGCTCGTGGGCTTTTGCAAAAACATGCACGAGCTCATCGCAAGCGCCGATCTTTGCGTCGGACGCAGCGGCGCCAGCACGCTGTGGGAGCTCTGCGCAAATGGCCTGCCCGCGATATTTGTGCCGTTTCCGTTCGCGGCGGCGGATCATCAGTTTTATAACGCGAAATTTCTTAAAGAGCGCGGACTTTGTGAAATTTTACGCCAGCAGGACGCAAGCGGCGAGCGGATATTGAGCTTGATTGAGAGCTTCGACGTGGCGCGAGCGAGCAAAGGACTGCTTGAGCTCGTGGATCGAAACGGCGCGCAAGCGATAATCGACGACGTGATGAGTAAAATTTAA
- a CDS encoding FtsW/RodA/SpoVE family cell cycle protein → MRTDKWLYYFTCALITIGMIFSLSLSSYTVLLLGATPLHFFYRQCAVGIACIAVMWIVSRADPDKCLTPVCMSLFAIMGILMLAMGFLPKSLVADVNGAARWIRLPFFNLAPVEFFKVGFIYFLAWSFSRKLDHSKKSIGREIATLLPYVALFGFVVILVAIVQNDLGQVAVLGLTMIFMSLFAGTSFKLIGFSFMGILGLAYVFIVTSAHRVDRVRSWWGGVQDFVLSFMSPETAAGLRIEDASAPYQVGHSLNAINNGEFFGQGLGLGSFKLGYLSEVHTDFVLAGIAEEWGFIGILLIVVLFYAMLFRIFQTASKSPSNVNFLFCLGIGFMFFFSFIINSYGITSISPVKGIAVPFLSYGGSHLLAASFAVGLVLMASKRAKF, encoded by the coding sequence TTGAGAACCGATAAATGGCTATATTACTTCACCTGCGCGCTCATTACGATCGGCATGATATTTTCGCTGTCGCTGAGCTCATATACGGTGCTTCTGCTGGGTGCTACACCACTGCATTTTTTTTATCGTCAGTGCGCGGTAGGGATCGCGTGCATCGCGGTGATGTGGATCGTCTCTCGCGCCGATCCCGATAAATGCCTAACGCCGGTGTGCATGTCGCTTTTTGCGATCATGGGGATTTTGATGCTTGCGATGGGCTTTTTACCTAAATCTTTGGTCGCCGACGTAAACGGCGCGGCGCGCTGGATCAGACTGCCGTTTTTTAACCTCGCGCCGGTGGAATTTTTCAAGGTGGGCTTCATCTACTTTTTGGCGTGGAGCTTCTCGCGCAAGCTCGATCACTCCAAAAAAAGCATCGGGCGCGAGATCGCGACGCTGCTTCCTTACGTAGCGCTTTTCGGCTTTGTAGTGATCCTAGTCGCCATCGTGCAAAACGATCTGGGACAGGTCGCGGTGCTGGGGCTTACGATGATTTTTATGTCGCTTTTTGCGGGCACGAGTTTCAAGCTCATCGGCTTTAGCTTTATGGGGATTTTGGGGCTTGCTTACGTTTTTATCGTCACGAGCGCGCACAGGGTCGATCGCGTGCGCTCGTGGTGGGGCGGCGTGCAGGATTTTGTGCTGTCATTTATGTCGCCCGAAACAGCCGCCGGGCTGCGTATAGAGGACGCTAGCGCGCCGTATCAGGTCGGACACTCGCTCAATGCGATAAACAACGGCGAGTTTTTCGGACAGGGGCTCGGGCTTGGAAGCTTTAAGCTAGGATATCTGAGCGAGGTGCATACCGACTTTGTGCTCGCAGGTATCGCCGAGGAGTGGGGATTTATCGGGATTTTGCTCATCGTGGTGCTATTTTATGCGATGCTATTTCGCATCTTTCAGACCGCGAGCAAGTCGCCGAGTAACGTAAATTTCCTCTTTTGCCTCGGTATCGGCTTTATGTTTTTCTTTTCGTTCATTATCAACTCCTACGGCATTACGTCGATCTCGCCGGTTAAGGGTATCGCCGTGCCGTTTCTGAGCTACGGCGGCAGCCATCTGCTCGCGGCATCGTTTGCGGTGGGGCTCGTTTTGATGGCGTCGAAAAGGGCGAAATTTTAA
- a CDS encoding FtsK/SpoIIIE family DNA translocase translates to MAPDSALVGSAGNAIRSFNTQLFGYFAYIYPLFLLALAYVAYKHFRGFDFRFFEFSIGAILLFFTILMVQSSLFGASGGAVGSFAVDGLRRMIGSVGVWIFNITIFVLSLVLIFEDRFTDIIKNCFIGSRDESSRDEIGDDFASDADAAQRGGLARYSSAQGLRGAENFNASNDALSGEENSAKQGNFAEQGASGRGFEGERNLQNLNDAREPENEQNFGDAQGLQASTERELKMPQKGKPSRLKRVERLSEVAENKRLLDQLDKGRMSKPKDFKLPPLDFLNLPPKKKSSIDESEIDRKIYDLLDKLRKFKIDGDVVRTYSGPVVTTFEFRPAAHIKVSKILTLQDDLAMALRAQTIRIQAPVPGKDVVGIEIPNQNIDTIYLREILESDVFKSASSPLTIVLGKDIVGQPFVTDLKKLPHLLIAGTTGSGKSVGINAMLLSLLYRNSPKSLRLIMIDPKMLEFSIYNDIPHLLTPVITQPKQAIIALSNLVAEMEQRYSLMAQNRTKNIDNYNEKMLREGGEILPYIVVIIDELADLMMTSGKDVEHYIARLAQMARASGIHLIVATQRPSVDVVTGLIKANLPSRISFRVGSKVDSKVILDQMGADSLLGRGDMLFTPPTAPGLIRLHAPFTTENEINKIAEFLKAQESVVYDERFLIENEGAKQEGGIINPQNIVLDELYDEAKAIVLEEEKTSISYLQRRLRIGYNRAATIIEQLEQMGVLSEINAKGQRDIIK, encoded by the coding sequence ATTGCGCCCGATTCTGCGCTTGTAGGCAGCGCAGGCAATGCCATCCGCTCATTTAATACCCAGCTATTCGGCTATTTTGCATACATCTATCCGCTATTTTTGCTCGCCTTAGCATACGTAGCCTATAAGCATTTTCGCGGTTTTGACTTTAGATTTTTTGAGTTTAGCATCGGAGCCATTTTGCTGTTTTTTACTATTTTGATGGTGCAGTCGAGTCTCTTTGGCGCTAGTGGTGGAGCAGTTGGCAGCTTCGCGGTGGACGGACTTAGGCGCATGATCGGAAGCGTCGGCGTGTGGATTTTTAATATTACGATTTTTGTGCTTTCGCTAGTGCTCATATTTGAAGACCGTTTTACCGACATTATCAAAAACTGCTTTATTGGCTCAAGAGATGAAAGCTCGCGGGATGAAATTGGAGACGATTTTGCTAGCGATGCGGATGCAGCACAAAGAGGCGGGCTCGCAAGGTATTCGTCTGCGCAGGGCTTGAGAGGTGCGGAAAATTTTAACGCTTCGAATGACGCTTTGAGCGGAGAGGAAAATTCGGCGAAACAGGGTAATTTCGCGGAGCAGGGTGCAAGCGGACGCGGTTTTGAAGGCGAGCGAAATTTACAAAATTTAAACGATGCTCGCGAGCCTGAAAATGAGCAGAATTTTGGTGACGCGCAGGGTCTGCAGGCTTCCACTGAACGCGAGCTTAAAATGCCGCAAAAGGGAAAGCCGAGCAGACTAAAAAGGGTCGAGCGCCTAAGCGAGGTCGCCGAAAACAAAAGGCTTTTGGATCAGCTCGATAAAGGCAGGATGTCTAAGCCCAAGGATTTTAAGCTGCCGCCTCTTGATTTTTTAAACTTGCCGCCGAAAAAGAAAAGTAGCATCGATGAGAGCGAGATCGATCGTAAAATTTACGACCTGCTTGATAAGCTGCGTAAATTTAAGATCGACGGCGACGTGGTGCGAACCTACTCGGGTCCAGTCGTTACGACCTTTGAGTTTCGCCCCGCTGCGCATATCAAGGTAAGTAAAATTCTAACGCTGCAAGACGATCTCGCGATGGCTCTTAGGGCGCAGACCATCCGTATCCAGGCGCCGGTTCCTGGTAAAGACGTCGTGGGTATCGAGATTCCGAATCAAAATATCGACACGATCTATCTTCGCGAAATTTTAGAAAGCGACGTGTTTAAAAGTGCTTCCAGTCCGCTTACTATCGTGCTTGGCAAGGACATCGTGGGCCAGCCCTTCGTCACCGATCTTAAGAAGCTGCCGCACCTTCTCATCGCAGGCACCACGGGAAGCGGCAAGAGCGTGGGCATCAACGCCATGCTGCTTAGCCTTTTGTATCGTAACTCGCCCAAGAGCCTACGCTTAATAATGATCGATCCGAAGATGCTTGAGTTTAGTATCTACAACGACATCCCGCACCTGCTGACGCCCGTCATCACGCAGCCTAAGCAGGCGATTATCGCGCTAAGTAATCTTGTTGCCGAGATGGAGCAGCGCTACTCGCTCATGGCGCAAAACAGGACGAAAAATATCGACAACTACAACGAAAAGATGCTGCGCGAGGGTGGCGAAATTTTGCCTTACATCGTCGTTATCATCGATGAGCTCGCGGATCTGATGATGACGAGCGGCAAGGACGTGGAGCACTACATCGCGCGTCTAGCGCAGATGGCGCGCGCCAGCGGCATCCATCTCATCGTAGCGACGCAGCGCCCTAGCGTGGATGTCGTCACGGGGCTGATAAAGGCGAATCTGCCTAGCCGCATCAGCTTCCGCGTGGGCTCGAAGGTCGATAGCAAGGTGATTTTGGATCAGATGGGCGCGGACAGCCTGCTCGGGCGGGGTGATATGCTCTTTACGCCGCCTACCGCGCCGGGGCTCATCCGCCTGCACGCGCCGTTTACGACCGAGAATGAGATCAACAAGATCGCGGAATTTTTAAAGGCGCAAGAAAGCGTCGTTTATGACGAGAGATTTTTGATCGAAAACGAGGGCGCCAAGCAAGAAGGCGGCATAATCAATCCGCAAAATATCGTGCTTGACGAGCTTTATGACGAGGCGAAGGCGATTGTTTTGGAGGAGGAGAAGACCTCGATCAGCTACCTGCAGCGCCGCTTGCGCATCGGATACAACCGCGCCGCGACGATCATCGAGCAGCTTGAACAGATGGGCGTTTTAAGCGAGATCAACGCCAAAGGCCAGCGCGACATAATTAAGTAA
- a CDS encoding type II secretion system F family protein, with amino-acid sequence MKKQLEVEYNAKGARRKMFLQASDKVQANNLMKQRVGGTIVKRGETQVVANTGGDFKAQVSRMLGGSGRVRTLPLVASIRQLSVMTNAGISIHDSIKEVARAAEDKTLKEIFSAMNDDLNAGLSLTESTEKFRGQLGDVVVAMVSLGEATGNMAESLAKLAAMLQELWENQRKFKKAMRYPMILMIVMAIAFSVLMMYVVPKFREIFEDLGADLPLPTRILLGIESTLNNYGIFVLAGIIGTIIALRWAYRNNPEFKKGFDKTILKVYLFGKIIFFSTMSRFMLIFTELVRAGIPIADALDTSVLMVDNHTLKEKLSTVKIAVQQGVSLTEAFNNTGLYESMLIQMISAGEQAGNLDKMLGNVTDYYKEKFDDIIDNISSYVEPIMLFFMAGMVLLLALGIFMPMWDLGKAVKN; translated from the coding sequence ATGAAAAAGCAATTAGAAGTTGAATACAACGCCAAGGGCGCAAGAAGAAAGATGTTTTTGCAAGCCAGCGATAAAGTGCAAGCAAACAACCTTATGAAGCAGCGCGTAGGCGGGACGATCGTAAAAAGAGGTGAAACCCAAGTCGTAGCCAATACGGGCGGCGATTTTAAGGCGCAGGTTTCGCGTATGTTAGGTGGTAGCGGAAGAGTTAGAACGCTGCCGTTAGTAGCGTCGATCCGCCAGCTTTCCGTTATGACAAATGCCGGAATTTCAATCCACGACTCGATCAAGGAAGTCGCAAGGGCGGCAGAGGATAAGACGCTAAAAGAGATTTTCAGCGCGATGAACGATGATCTTAACGCAGGTCTTAGCTTGACAGAGTCTACGGAGAAATTTAGAGGCCAGCTCGGTGATGTCGTCGTTGCGATGGTAAGTCTGGGCGAAGCTACCGGTAATATGGCAGAATCCCTAGCCAAGCTTGCCGCCATGCTTCAAGAGCTTTGGGAGAACCAGCGTAAATTTAAAAAGGCGATGCGTTATCCGATGATCCTTATGATCGTTATGGCGATTGCGTTTTCGGTTTTGATGATGTATGTTGTGCCGAAATTCCGTGAAATTTTTGAGGATTTGGGCGCAGATTTGCCACTACCTACTAGAATTCTACTTGGCATCGAAAGCACGCTTAATAATTATGGAATTTTTGTTTTAGCAGGCATTATAGGCACTATCATAGCTCTTAGATGGGCATATCGCAATAATCCTGAGTTTAAAAAGGGCTTTGACAAGACGATTTTAAAGGTCTATCTATTTGGTAAGATCATATTTTTCTCGACGATGTCGCGATTTATGCTTATTTTTACAGAGCTTGTGCGAGCGGGTATTCCTATCGCAGATGCACTAGATACATCTGTTTTAATGGTGGATAATCATACTTTAAAAGAGAAACTCTCTACCGTTAAAATTGCCGTGCAGCAAGGCGTGAGCCTAACCGAGGCGTTTAACAATACAGGGCTTTATGAGAGTATGCTTATTCAGATGATCAGCGCTGGCGAGCAGGCCGGTAACCTTGATAAGATGCTTGGCAACGTCACGGATTATTATAAAGAGAAATTCGACGATATCATCGATAATATCTCAAGCTACGTCGAGCCGATCATGCTATTTTTTATGGCGGGTATGGTTCTTCTTTTGGCTCTGGGTATCTTCATGCCTATGTGGGATCTGGGCAAAGCCGTCAAAAACTAA
- a CDS encoding GspE/PulE family protein, with the protein MTKIEEQIVAILIRNNILTSTVVPEIKDKMDIGLTLGEVLVGDNYLSQDDFCSILVELYKRRQIEFDDISEKFSMDPKEFLQILAKKMNLSYMNLDDIDIDFRLSERTPTAQLKRYGVIPVKADDLNIYVAFSDPFNLESQDKAQAMFSKQLLKIVVADPNQVNKYLSKLELSESIKGLVAEIRKELANTGGSGSSDDTSAILKLIEMIISQSIKMRGSDIHIEPTENNCVVRTRIDGMLAEIFIFDKDIYPPLVSRLKLLSNMDIAERRKPQDGRFSMKISGREYDFRISTLPIINGESTVMRILDKSKVIISLEKLGMHPDSFKKFNNAMKAPYGIILVTGPTGSGKSTTLYAALNDIKNIDTKVITVEDPVEYQVNLIQQVQVNEKAGLTFASALRSILRQDPDIIMIGEIRDQETLRIAIQAALTGHLVFSTLHTNDAVSAIPRIVDMGIEAYLISGALIAVEAQRLVRKLCPHCKQPTNLPKSMLDQLKEFLPEKYTFFKAVGCDQCGQTGYMGREMISEILPITDKMQSLIANGGSKDDMRALAKEEGFIDMFEDGVIRAARGVTSIEEIYRVAKQ; encoded by the coding sequence ATGACAAAGATTGAAGAGCAGATCGTTGCGATTTTAATACGAAACAATATCCTTACTAGCACCGTTGTTCCGGAAATCAAGGACAAGATGGATATCGGTTTGACGCTAGGCGAGGTTTTAGTCGGAGATAACTATCTAAGCCAGGATGATTTTTGCTCGATTTTAGTTGAGCTATACAAGCGCCGCCAGATAGAATTTGACGATATAAGCGAAAAATTTTCGATGGATCCGAAGGAATTTTTGCAAATTCTAGCTAAAAAAATGAACCTGTCGTATATGAACTTAGACGATATCGACATAGACTTTAGGCTATCGGAACGCACTCCTACCGCACAGCTTAAAAGATACGGCGTGATACCGGTTAAAGCGGATGATCTGAATATTTACGTTGCTTTTTCTGATCCGTTTAATCTTGAGTCGCAAGATAAAGCGCAGGCTATGTTTAGCAAACAGCTGCTTAAAATCGTAGTAGCCGATCCAAATCAGGTAAATAAATATCTATCTAAGCTTGAGCTTTCAGAGAGCATTAAAGGGCTCGTAGCGGAGATCCGCAAAGAGCTTGCTAACACCGGCGGTAGCGGAAGCAGCGATGATACCTCGGCGATTTTGAAGCTCATTGAGATGATAATTAGCCAGTCTATTAAGATGCGCGGTAGCGATATTCACATCGAGCCTACCGAGAATAACTGCGTCGTGCGCACCAGAATCGACGGAATGCTCGCTGAAATTTTTATCTTTGATAAGGATATCTATCCGCCGTTAGTAAGCCGCTTGAAGTTGCTTTCTAACATGGATATCGCCGAGCGCCGCAAGCCGCAGGACGGCAGGTTTAGTATGAAAATTTCAGGTCGCGAGTACGACTTTCGTATCTCGACACTGCCTATCATCAACGGCGAATCTACCGTTATGCGTATTCTAGATAAATCCAAGGTTATCATAAGCCTGGAAAAGCTCGGCATGCACCCTGATAGCTTTAAGAAATTTAATAACGCCATGAAGGCTCCATACGGTATTATCTTGGTTACCGGACCTACGGGAAGCGGTAAGTCTACGACGCTATATGCGGCGCTAAACGATATTAAAAATATTGATACAAAGGTCATTACCGTAGAAGATCCGGTAGAGTATCAAGTAAATTTAATCCAACAAGTCCAAGTTAACGAAAAAGCAGGTCTTACCTTCGCTTCAGCATTGCGCTCGATCTTAAGACAAGACCCCGACATCATAATGATCGGTGAGATTCGCGATCAAGAGACCCTTAGGATCGCGATCCAAGCCGCTCTTACGGGGCACTTGGTTTTCTCGACCCTACACACCAACGACGCCGTTAGCGCGATCCCACGAATAGTAGATATGGGTATAGAGGCCTATCTCATAAGTGGTGCACTGATTGCGGTAGAGGCGCAGCGTCTTGTGCGAAAGCTTTGCCCACACTGCAAGCAGCCTACGAATCTTCCTAAATCGATGCTTGATCAGCTGAAGGAATTTTTGCCTGAAAAATACACATTTTTTAAGGCTGTGGGTTGTGATCAATGCGGTCAAACGGGCTACATGGGGCGTGAGATGATTAGTGAAATTTTACCTATTACCGATAAAATGCAGAGCTTGATCGCTAACGGTGGCTCGAAGGACGATATGAGAGCCTTAGCGAAGGAGGAGGGTTTTATAGATATGTTTGAAGACGGTGTTATACGTGCTGCGCGCGGAGTAACTAGTATAGAAGAAATTTATAGGGTGGCTAAACAATGA
- a CDS encoding tetratricopeptide repeat protein — translation MLEFYEVNELEKKWEEYNKNRKQFSFLKSKPNFVLRFDKTILGLLILISVAIGAIFWLLKDSDSVSMASINQNIEDKGGATNSASDAEQQAADLAVQNNISKEDYNISAPKVARTSKHEKERPSLNLNDVGVLSSEDSGGFKITNNYENGGNYGGQAQAQNFGGQNFGGQNFGNQNAPTFNVPNANNAAFANQPPKNEVIDFGRAPLPPKSNFSGGSTNTASSAPLSSRIEIKTSNLSEDKQSLESKFYATNKIEYSLSLAEEAYNKKDYDNAIKWALTSNELDKDNVASWIIFAKANYKKGRKEDALYALETFNAKAKNSEISNLISKIRSDKL, via the coding sequence ATGCTTGAATTTTACGAAGTAAACGAACTTGAAAAAAAATGGGAAGAGTATAACAAAAACAGAAAGCAGTTTTCTTTCCTAAAATCTAAGCCGAATTTCGTATTGAGATTCGACAAGACGATTCTGGGGCTTTTGATATTGATCTCGGTTGCGATCGGAGCGATATTCTGGCTGCTTAAAGATAGTGATAGCGTCAGTATGGCAAGTATCAATCAAAATATTGAGGATAAGGGCGGAGCTACAAATTCTGCTAGTGATGCCGAGCAGCAGGCGGCAGATCTTGCAGTGCAAAATAATATCTCCAAAGAAGATTATAATATCAGCGCGCCGAAAGTTGCTCGTACTTCTAAGCACGAAAAGGAACGTCCAAGTTTAAATTTAAACGACGTGGGTGTACTATCCAGCGAGGATTCCGGTGGGTTTAAGATAACCAATAATTACGAAAATGGCGGAAACTATGGCGGGCAGGCTCAGGCACAAAATTTCGGCGGTCAAAATTTTGGCGGACAGAATTTTGGCAATCAAAATGCTCCTACATTTAATGTGCCTAATGCCAATAACGCAGCTTTTGCAAATCAGCCGCCTAAAAACGAGGTTATAGATTTTGGGCGTGCTCCATTGCCACCTAAATCAAATTTCTCGGGAGGTTCTACAAATACCGCAAGTAGCGCTCCACTAAGTTCTAGAATTGAGATAAAAACTTCAAATTTAAGCGAAGATAAGCAGAGCTTGGAGAGCAAATTTTACGCGACGAATAAGATCGAGTATTCGCTATCGCTAGCTGAAGAAGCGTATAATAAGAAAGACTACGATAATGCGATCAAATGGGCTCTTACGTCAAATGAGCTTGATAAGGACAACGTCGCCAGCTGGATAATTTTTGCTAAAGCCAATTATAAAAAGGGTCGTAAGGAAGACGCGCTTTACGCTCTTGAAACCTTTAATGCAAAGGCGAAAAATAGCGAAATTTCTAACCTAATTTCGAAGATAAGAAGCGATAAACTATGA
- a CDS encoding ATP-binding protein, whose translation MSNNYTAIKEIFIEDNEVSDFVNLDKSTLAYHKILNALQKPLKLILFYGKPGCGKTFLLNKIKVDLEKKVRVVFVPQPFFDEKEFFLELYSQIFHSTPSEPIDNYENFMRVYRERFGISTNVGAVEQVVILLDEAQLYPGNLIEKIRLMADTRLFKFLFTVHKTDEEDRLAKDYFKTRIWESIELPNSNLGEVKLYIEKKLVLHGFQQYYFMFSDDNFDLILNLTDGNMRNINKLMYKMYELFEYYEVNKPTEISFSQINNKIIEMAAIGSGIINA comes from the coding sequence ATGAGTAATAACTATACGGCGATCAAGGAGATTTTTATCGAGGATAACGAAGTCTCAGACTTCGTTAATCTCGATAAATCTACCCTTGCTTATCATAAAATTTTAAATGCTTTGCAAAAACCGCTAAAGCTAATACTTTTTTACGGCAAACCGGGTTGCGGCAAGACATTTTTGCTTAATAAGATCAAGGTCGATCTTGAAAAAAAGGTAAGAGTCGTATTTGTACCGCAGCCGTTTTTTGATGAGAAAGAATTTTTCTTAGAGCTTTATTCGCAGATTTTTCATTCTACTCCTAGCGAGCCGATTGATAATTACGAAAATTTTATGCGGGTTTACAGAGAGAGATTTGGAATTTCTACGAACGTGGGCGCGGTAGAGCAGGTCGTTATTTTGCTCGACGAAGCTCAGCTGTATCCAGGAAATTTAATAGAAAAAATTCGCCTTATGGCGGATACCAGATTATTTAAATTTTTATTTACGGTTCATAAGACAGACGAGGAAGATCGCCTCGCAAAGGATTATTTTAAAACTAGAATTTGGGAGAGCATCGAGCTTCCTAATTCAAATTTAGGTGAAGTCAAGCTGTATATTGAAAAAAAGCTCGTGCTTCATGGCTTTCAACAATACTATTTTATGTTTAGCGACGATAATTTCGATTTGATTTTAAATTTAACGGATGGCAATATGAGGAACATCAACAAGCTTATGTATAAGATGTATGAGCTTTTTGAGTATTACGAAGTAAATAAACCTACGGAAATTAGTTTTTCGCAGATTAATAATAAAATTATAGAGATGGCAGCGATAGGCTCGGGGATAATAAATGCTTGA